From Anaerolineae bacterium, the proteins below share one genomic window:
- a CDS encoding Appr-1-p processing domain protein: protein MTIILSEKTFSEHRRLQLVQGDLTTEPVEAIVNAANRYLQHGGGVAGAIVRRGGEIIQKESNRWVEEHGPVSHEQPAYTTAGALPCRYVIHAVGPVWGEGEEDQKLCAAVRGALQVAEQLGCKSLALPAISTGIFGFPKERAARLILQTIADYLEQQPGGSLETVRVTLIDQPTLSAFQGVWQELWGASPSLK, encoded by the coding sequence ATGACGATCATCTTGAGTGAAAAGACCTTTTCTGAACACCGCCGCTTGCAACTGGTTCAGGGGGACCTGACCACTGAACCGGTGGAGGCAATTGTCAATGCTGCCAACCGTTATCTGCAGCACGGCGGCGGCGTGGCAGGTGCTATTGTGCGCCGCGGAGGCGAGATAATCCAAAAAGAAAGTAACCGCTGGGTGGAGGAACATGGCCCAGTCTCTCACGAACAGCCTGCCTATACCACGGCTGGCGCGCTGCCCTGTCGCTATGTCATCCATGCGGTCGGGCCAGTTTGGGGAGAAGGTGAGGAAGATCAAAAGCTTTGCGCCGCCGTACGAGGGGCGCTGCAAGTGGCAGAGCAATTAGGATGCAAATCGCTTGCCCTGCCGGCTATCTCAACCGGCATCTTCGGCTTCCCAAAGGAGCGGGCGGCTCGCCTGATCTTGCAGACCATTGCCGACTACCTTGAACAGCAACCAGGCGGAAGCCTGGAGACGGTGCGCGTGACCCTCATCGATCAGCCCACATTGAGCGCCTTTCAAGGCGTTTGGCAGGAACTGTGGGGGGCTTCCCCCTCCTTGAAATGA